One region of Salvia miltiorrhiza cultivar Shanhuang (shh) chromosome 3, IMPLAD_Smil_shh, whole genome shotgun sequence genomic DNA includes:
- the LOC131014291 gene encoding uncharacterized protein LOC131014291, with amino-acid sequence MESTQGPPNLVAKLMGLEALPQQEPDSVVFRNHYGGHSRNCSDVPMSYWEQQDEFFHFLDPSGHKAACKIRQRSQKSTHAARYKETINDRKMGLVRQNFIEAKRLSVNERLRQSKQFQDALEVLSSNKDLFLKCLQEPHSMFPENLYSRQSDSNPPETKRITILRPSKRAENNEFVVTGNEDTKKIKKEAFLQLNGLEKVQSGSSSPESLKYYENPSRPTQIVVLKPTRKKASDDMAAASPFSEQPMMLRREDLFRYIEDDGDQESREVAKEIAQRMHAKFGQHCEDENLISSVLLNDYIGDGSSFNKLEHDYVGDHLCHSEAMSPVSRASGDYVDRLSPYSTSSLSRPSYSPESSVCREAKKRLSERWAMMASNEIAHERRQYQRSSSTLGEMLALTETKPSSSHGEEGSSSQESRDSDFLLVSQWKREEGMDNSARNLMRSKSVPVSGGFGTRLNIGSSVSGEEKSESSKEDTKVNSARSSLKGKVSSLFLSRAKKADKGMSLVSHTKDGFYLYPGDIDRTVSLSEKGSIHASPLLEPSRKASSSKPICMKMMSPENGLVTEKLSASGSIGENLDQPSPVPVLGPSFEEDEYIQKSALYYAKPEQQGVGSPLLSIGSHLIDKSPPIESIARSTSSNDPFVNTDSSHLAKKLTTKETDEEEQECLYFIKALLAEAGHQCEACSTSCLTRCHSLQSPLDLSFRGSNFNFQDDKYLSDAKLRQKRAVQQLVYDCVNAALVDAGYDSHMSQGFNRCIIPNCIILGGGASLTMLDEVWSQMKVWFSSEARGAPDDCGENDSLVVEKVIGKEIEGKGWSGYFRSEIDNLGREIEGRLLEELMQEVVVELAGRA; translated from the exons ATGGAGTCAACACAAGGTCCACCTAATTTGGTTGCTAAATTAATGGGACTTGAAGCCCTTCCCCAGCAGGAACCTGACTCAGTTGTATTTAGAAATCATTATGGAGGTCATTCTCGAAATTGTTCGGATGTCCCCATGAGTTACTGGGAACAACAGGATGAATTCTTTCACTTCCTCGATCCAAGTGGACATAAAGCTGCTTGTAAAATTCGGCAGCGGTCGCAGAAATCAACTCATGCGGCAAGATATAAGGAGACCATAAATGACAGAAAGATGGGTCTTGTTCGTCAGAATTTCATTGAAGCAAAACGCCTTTCTGTGAATGAAAGACTTCGTCAATCTAAGCAGTTCCAAGATGCATTAGAAGTTCTGAGTTCCAATAAAGACTTATTCCTCAAATGTCTGCAAGAACCACATTCAATGTTCCCTGAGAACCTTTACAGTCGGCAGTCTGATTCCAATCCTCCAGAGACGAAACGCATCACTATTCTTAGACCTTCAAAGAGAGCAGAGAATAATGAGTTTGTGGTGACTGGGAATGAAGATACAAAGAAAATTAAGAAAGAAGCCTTTCTTCAGCTGAATGGATTGGAGAAAGTTCAATCAGGAAGTTCTTCTCCTGAAAGTCTCAAGTATTACGAAAATCCCTCTCGACCAACACAAATTGTAGTTTTAAAACCTACACGTAAGAAAGCAAGTGATGATATGGCTGCGGCTTCTCCATTTTCAGAACAACCAATGATGCTGCGAAGGGAAGACTTATTTAGGTATATTGAAGATGACGGAGATCAAGAATCAAGAGAAGTAGCAAAAGAAATCGCTCAACGAATGCATGCCAAATTTGGCCAGCATTGCGAAGATGAAAACTTGATTTCGTCCGTACTACTGAATGACTACATAGGTGATGGAAGTTCATTTAATAAATTAGAACACGATTATGTTGGCGATCATCTCTGTCATTCAGAAGCCATGTCGCCTGTATCTAGGGCCTCTGGGGATTATGTTGATAGGCTTAGCCCTTACTCTACCTCCTCATTGTCTAGGCCATCTTATTCTCCAGAATCATCAGTTTGCAGAGAAGCGAAGAAACGCCTTTCTGAAAGATGGGCCATGATGGCATCTAATGAGATTGCTCACGAACGAAGACAATATCAGAGAAGCTCCAGCACATTAGGTGAAATGCTCGCTTTAACTGAGACAAAGCCATCGTCTTCTCATGGGGAAGAAGGCAGTTCAAGCCAGGAATCTAGGGACTCAGATTTTCTCTTAGTTAGTCAATGgaaaagagaagaaggaatGGATAATTCAGCAAGAAATCTGATGAGGTCGAAATCTGTTCCTGTATCTGGTGGGTTTGGAACTAGGTTGAATATAGGCAGTTCAGTTTCAGGAGAGGAGAAATCAGAATCTTCTAAGGAAGATACAAAAGTAAACAGTGCAAGATCATCACTCAAAGGAAAAGTTTCAAGTTTGTTTCTCTCAAGGGCCAAAAAAGCTGATAAAGGAATGTCTCTAGTGTCCCATACCAAAGATGGATTTTACTTATATCCTGGAGACATTGATAGGACTGTTAGTCTTAGTGAAAAAGGGTCCATTCATGCTTCACCCCTGTTGGAACCATCAAGAAAAGCATCTTCCTCTAAACCGATTTGCATGAAGATGATGTCTCCTGAG AATGGATTGGTCACAGAGAAACTCAGTGCATCTGGAAGCATAGGCGAAAACCTGGACCAGCCAAGCCCAGTACCTGTCTTAGGTCCATCATTTGAGGAGGATGAGTATATTCAAAAATCAGCTTTGTATTATGCTAAGCCTGAACAACAAG GAGTGGGGTCCCCCCTCTTATCTATAGGATCACATCTTATTGACAAATCGCCACCTATAGAATCCATTGCACGCAGCACTTCTTCAAACGATCCCTTTGTAAATACAGACTCTTCTCATCTCGCCAAGAAATTAACCACCAAAGAAACAGACGAAGAAGAACAAGAATGTCTTTACTTTATTAAGGCATTATTAGCTGAGGCTGGTCACCAATGTGAGGCCTGTTCTACCTCATGTTTGACAAGATGTCACTCACTTCAAAGCCCATTGGATTTATCTTTTAGAGGcagcaattttaattttcaagacGACAAGTATTTGTCGGATGCCAAGTTAAGGCAGAAGAGAGCAGTTCAACAACTTGTGTATGATTGTGTAAATGCAGCTTTAGTTGATGCTGGATATGACTCACACATGAGCCAAGGATTCAATAGATGCATTATCCCCAACTGTATCATATTGGGAGGTGGTGCGTCATTGACAATGCTGGATGAAGTGTGGAGCCAGATGAAGGTATGGTTTTCTAGTGAGGCGAGAGGTGCGCCGGATGATTGTGGGGAGAATGACAGCTTGGTGGTGGAGAAGGTGATCGGAAAGGAAATAGAAGGCAAGGGGTGGAGCGGTTATTTTAGgtcggagatagataatttaggCAGGGAAATCGAAGGAAGGTTGCTAGAAGAGCTAATGCAGGAAGTGGTGGTTGAATTGGCAGGTAGAGCGTGA
- the LOC131014292 gene encoding putative lipid-binding protein AIR1 produces the protein MNFLAILVEDKPITLYRLGAPLTLDILVLKYVNFLNETSKLMLCRMGSVNLVYLVVFAATTRARGSGSAKVPERRPKARCMCKTVGNLVEVEAGKPPTSPCCSLLKGVVELDTLGTLSLSLLLNVEIVMGVGRNLKAYDLIEVVLENK, from the exons atgaattttttGGCTATATTAGTTGAGGACAAACCTATAACGCTCTACAGGCTCGGAGCTCCTTTAACACTTGATATCCTTGTCTTGAAGTATGTTAATTTCCTCAATGAAACCAGCAAACTTATG TTATGTAGAATGGGTTCAGTAAACCTTGTCTACTTGGTCGTTTTCGCCGCCACCACCAGAGCCAGAGGCAGCGGCTCTGCCAAGGTGCCCGAGAGACGCCCTAAAGCTAGGTGTATGTGCAAAACTGTTGGGAATTTGGTGGAAGTGGAGGCCGGGAAACCTCCGACGAGCCCGTGTTGCAGCTTGCTGAAGGGCGTGGTGGAGCTGGACACGCTCGGCACGCTTTCTCTCAGCTTGCTGCTCAAT GTTGAGATTGTCATGGGAGTTGGAAGGAATTTGAAAGCATATGATCTTATTGAGGTGGTCTTGGAGAATAAGTGA